The Glycine soja cultivar W05 chromosome 3, ASM419377v2, whole genome shotgun sequence genome window below encodes:
- the LOC114407283 gene encoding uncharacterized protein LOC114407283 has product MGWVWKDDNSDDVRRDNSSERCATTKVVKSQCRTEEVETGKFVRKCEKTEEILRNCIGKPAEVLQSNKEYTEEDITDEVLKGRSVPFSSSDGASGVFDFPGLQNDIEVMERNLLSGLSHFFDAANGFFDVFSKSPSIFDAESSSPSVRRGIPIEEYRRPEAYPKSKEKESGDTDFVAMAKDV; this is encoded by the exons ATGGGGTGGGTTTGGAAGGATGACAACAGCGACGATGTTCGACGCGATAACTCTTCGGAACGATGCGCCACCACCAAGGTCGTCAAATCTCAGTGCAGAACAGAGGAGGTTGAAACTGGAAAGTTCGTCAGAAAGTGCGAGAAAACCGAAGAGATTCTCAGGAATTGCATCGGAaa GCCCGCCGAAGTGTTGCAATCAAACAAAGAGTATACTGAAGAGGATATCACAGATGAAGTACTTAAAGGAAGGTCTGTTCCATTTAGCTCATCTGACGGTGCCAGTGGTGTGTTTGACTTTCCTGGGCTACAAAATGATATTGAAGTCATGGAACGTAACCTGTTAAGTGGTCTCAGTCATTTCTTCGACGCAGCGAATGGGTTTTTTGATGTTTTTTCCAAGTCTCCAAGCATCTTTGATGCAGAGTCATCCTCACCCTCTGTGAGGAGAGGGATACCTATTGAAGAATATCGTCGGCCAGAAGCTTATCCTAAATCCAAGGAGAAGGAATCAGGAGATACTGATTTTGTTGCAATGGCTAAAGATGTTTAA